One window of the Pyxicephalus adspersus chromosome 5, UCB_Pads_2.0, whole genome shotgun sequence genome contains the following:
- the SGO1 gene encoding shugoshin 1 isoform X1: MAKERCLKKDFQDSLENIKERMKEKRTKKLAKVAVVNKALSTKAKIIHNNSTTLKSFQANNKALAQALEAEKFKYRQAQDIILHLKREQQRMMFEIFLLRRKLHMQQGSSQSDAKLASLREIIAKVTHNLLDTANLLGPAHALCSTDDSTATFSVMEKCSGPIQTNSSLGHSSVPVSGVQRNVNSVSESYSNTETRNPKNVASENSENGPAVKRLSRGRKSSLHQPGTDDENSDSENTDDIKYLKNVSLRRRASSLDICIEESSMDNLVVGNTALNSMVEVSEPEPTAPVEDSLNKSIIDEGLNACLSQSPSKVDVLPFTKLSQISSSTPEPKPKQMSKSKNDPRPGREKARKNKAEGGGTVQLKKPWEKPKPRARSKSRERGASKSVASKDKMNSSLNSGDAYDFLFEESIHVTPFRQSKQSKQPEDNENSDENKDPEEENVNKSSSSEEESNDSLYLPSKSRNQSNEKNTTSLPLRPRSKRNKQQSAEKMGKRSSDRFKQDAGNAKKNQRISINGQEDPRSNGQDLQTRFTGTADPEEDSKENSVLKCSYKARQNIHVDQDHYFFSADKSIHEPEEALPAQRISLSDVTNLSLCSGGNETKKHSFPFSNGDDRKLSGTYMRKRRCTVTVNYAEPNLTKKLRRGDPFTDTEFLSSPIFKNRKSLSRKSLAKYNEAFVGCRR, translated from the exons ATGGCGAAAGAAAGATGTTTGAAAAAGGACTTTCAGGACAGCCTTGAAAACATAAAGGAGCGTAtgaaagaaaagagaacaaaaaaacttgcaaagGTGGCAGTAGTCAATAAGGCGTTGTCTACAAAAGCCAAGATCATCC ACAATAATTCCACAACTTTAAAGAGTTTTCAGGCCAATAACAAGGCTTTGGCTCAGGCTCTGGAAGCTGAAAAGTTTAAGTACAGACAAGCTCAGGATAtcattcttcatttgaagagggaGCAGCAGAGGATGATGTTTGAAATCTTTCTGTTGAGGAGAAAACTCCACATGCAACAAGGAAGCAGTCAGTCAGAC GCAAAGTTGGCATCCTTGAGAGAAATAATTGCCAAAGTCACTCACAATTTGCTGGATACTGCAAACCTTCTTGGCCCTGCACATGCCTTGTGTTCAACTGAT gATTCAACAGCTACCTTTTCTGTCATGGAGAAATGTTCAGGTCCCATTCAGACAAATAGCAGCTT gGGTCATTCGAGTGTTCCTGTTTCAGGTGTACAGAGAAATGTTAACAGTGTGTCTGAAAGCTACTCAAATACAGAGACAAGAAATCCCAAAAATGTAGCTTCAGAGAATTCTGAAAATGGACCTGCAGTGAAGAGATTATCTAGAG gaAGGAAATCTAGCTTACATCAGCCTGGAACAGATGATGAAAATTCTGACTCCGAGAATACAGATGACATAAAATATCTGAAAAACGTATCTTTGAGGCGCCGTGCTTCTAGTTTAGATATTTGCATAGAAGAGTCTTCAATGGATAATCTAGTAGTAGGAAATACTGCCTTAAATTCCATGGTTGAAGTTTCTGAACCAGAACCTACTGCTCCTGTGGAGGATAGCCTCAATAAAAGCATTATTGATGAAGGGTTAAATGCTTGTCTCAGCCAAAGTCCCTCAAAAGTTGACGTTCTTCCATTTACAAAATTATCTCAGATATCAAGTTCAACACCTGAGCCTAAACCAAAGCAAATGTCGAAAAGCAAAAATGATCCACGACCAGGTCGTGAGAAAGctagaaaaaacaaagcagaggGAGGAGGAACTGTCCAGCTGAAAAAGCCTTGGGAAAAACCAAAACCAAGAGCCAGGTCCAAGAGCAGAGAGAGGGGTGCAAGCAAGTCGGTAGCCTCTAAAGACAAAATGAACAGTTCTTTAAATTCAGGTGATGCATATGACTTTCTCTTCGAAGAGAGCATACACGTTACTCCATTCCGTCAAAGCAAGCAGAGCAAGCAACCAGAAGACAATGAAAATTCAGATGAGAACAAAGATCCAGAGgaagaaaatgttaataaaagtaGCTCTAGTGAAGAAGAATCCAATGACAGTTTATATTTGCCTTCTAAGTCAAGAAATCAAAGCAATGAGAAAAATACAACTTCACTTCCTTTAAGGCCTAGATCTAAAAGAAACAAGCAGCAGTCGGCTGAGAAGATGGGAAAAAGAAGCAGTGATCGATTCAAAcaag ATGCTGGTAATGCAAAGAAAAACCAAAGAATTAGTATAAATGGCCAAGAAGATCCAAGATCCAATGGCCAAGATCTACAAACCAGATTCACTGGGACAGCAGATCCAGAGGAAGATAGCAAAGAAAATTCTGTATTAAAATGTTCATATAAAGCAAGACAAAACATCCATGTGGATCAAGATCATTATTTTTTCTCTGCAGACAAAAGTATAC atgAACCTGAAGAAGCATTACCAGCTCAGCGGATCAGCCTTTCTGATGTCACTAATTTGTCTTTGTGCTCAGGAGGTAATGAAACAAAGAAACATTCTTTTCCATTTTCAAATGGTGATGACCGGAAGCTGTCGGGAACCTACATGAGGAAAAGGAGGTGCACAGTAACAGTTAATTATGCAGAGCCAAATCTCACCAA GAAACTGAGAAGAGGTGATCCATTTACAGATACTGAATTTTTAAGCTCCCCTATTTTCAAGAACCGGAAATCCTTGAGCAGAAAGTCTCTAGCAAAATACAATGAGGCGTTTGTTGGCTGTCGTAGGTAA
- the SGO1 gene encoding shugoshin 1 isoform X2: MAKERCLKKDFQDSLENIKERMKEKRTKKLAKVAVVNKALSTKAKIIHNNSTTLKSFQANNKALAQALEAEKFKYRQAQDIILHLKREQQRMMFEIFLLRRKLHMQQGSSQSDAKLASLREIIAKVTHNLLDTANLLGPAHALCSTDDSTATFSVMEKCSGPIQTNSSLGHSSVPVSGVQRNVNSVSESYSNTETRNPKNVASENSENGPAVKRLSRGRKSSLHQPGTDDENSDSENTDDIKYLKNVSLRRRASSLDICIEESSMDNLVVGNTALNSMVEVSEPEPTAPVEDSLNKSIIDEGLNACLSQSPSKVDVLPFTKLSQISSSTPEPKPKQMSKSKNDPRPGREKARKNKAEGGGTVQLKKPWEKPKPRARSKSRERGASKSVASKDKMNSSLNSGDAYDFLFEESIHVTPFRQSKQSKQPEDNENSDENKDPEEENVNKSSSSEEESNDSLYLPSKSRNQSNEKNTTSLPLRPRSKRNKQQSAEKMGKRSSDRFKQDAGNAKKNQRISINGQEDPRSNGQDLQTRFTGTADPEEDSKENSVLKCSYKARQNIHVDQDHYFFSADKSIRGNETKKHSFPFSNGDDRKLSGTYMRKRRCTVTVNYAEPNLTKKLRRGDPFTDTEFLSSPIFKNRKSLSRKSLAKYNEAFVGCRR, encoded by the exons ATGGCGAAAGAAAGATGTTTGAAAAAGGACTTTCAGGACAGCCTTGAAAACATAAAGGAGCGTAtgaaagaaaagagaacaaaaaaacttgcaaagGTGGCAGTAGTCAATAAGGCGTTGTCTACAAAAGCCAAGATCATCC ACAATAATTCCACAACTTTAAAGAGTTTTCAGGCCAATAACAAGGCTTTGGCTCAGGCTCTGGAAGCTGAAAAGTTTAAGTACAGACAAGCTCAGGATAtcattcttcatttgaagagggaGCAGCAGAGGATGATGTTTGAAATCTTTCTGTTGAGGAGAAAACTCCACATGCAACAAGGAAGCAGTCAGTCAGAC GCAAAGTTGGCATCCTTGAGAGAAATAATTGCCAAAGTCACTCACAATTTGCTGGATACTGCAAACCTTCTTGGCCCTGCACATGCCTTGTGTTCAACTGAT gATTCAACAGCTACCTTTTCTGTCATGGAGAAATGTTCAGGTCCCATTCAGACAAATAGCAGCTT gGGTCATTCGAGTGTTCCTGTTTCAGGTGTACAGAGAAATGTTAACAGTGTGTCTGAAAGCTACTCAAATACAGAGACAAGAAATCCCAAAAATGTAGCTTCAGAGAATTCTGAAAATGGACCTGCAGTGAAGAGATTATCTAGAG gaAGGAAATCTAGCTTACATCAGCCTGGAACAGATGATGAAAATTCTGACTCCGAGAATACAGATGACATAAAATATCTGAAAAACGTATCTTTGAGGCGCCGTGCTTCTAGTTTAGATATTTGCATAGAAGAGTCTTCAATGGATAATCTAGTAGTAGGAAATACTGCCTTAAATTCCATGGTTGAAGTTTCTGAACCAGAACCTACTGCTCCTGTGGAGGATAGCCTCAATAAAAGCATTATTGATGAAGGGTTAAATGCTTGTCTCAGCCAAAGTCCCTCAAAAGTTGACGTTCTTCCATTTACAAAATTATCTCAGATATCAAGTTCAACACCTGAGCCTAAACCAAAGCAAATGTCGAAAAGCAAAAATGATCCACGACCAGGTCGTGAGAAAGctagaaaaaacaaagcagaggGAGGAGGAACTGTCCAGCTGAAAAAGCCTTGGGAAAAACCAAAACCAAGAGCCAGGTCCAAGAGCAGAGAGAGGGGTGCAAGCAAGTCGGTAGCCTCTAAAGACAAAATGAACAGTTCTTTAAATTCAGGTGATGCATATGACTTTCTCTTCGAAGAGAGCATACACGTTACTCCATTCCGTCAAAGCAAGCAGAGCAAGCAACCAGAAGACAATGAAAATTCAGATGAGAACAAAGATCCAGAGgaagaaaatgttaataaaagtaGCTCTAGTGAAGAAGAATCCAATGACAGTTTATATTTGCCTTCTAAGTCAAGAAATCAAAGCAATGAGAAAAATACAACTTCACTTCCTTTAAGGCCTAGATCTAAAAGAAACAAGCAGCAGTCGGCTGAGAAGATGGGAAAAAGAAGCAGTGATCGATTCAAAcaag ATGCTGGTAATGCAAAGAAAAACCAAAGAATTAGTATAAATGGCCAAGAAGATCCAAGATCCAATGGCCAAGATCTACAAACCAGATTCACTGGGACAGCAGATCCAGAGGAAGATAGCAAAGAAAATTCTGTATTAAAATGTTCATATAAAGCAAGACAAAACATCCATGTGGATCAAGATCATTATTTTTTCTCTGCAGACAAAAGTATAC GAGGTAATGAAACAAAGAAACATTCTTTTCCATTTTCAAATGGTGATGACCGGAAGCTGTCGGGAACCTACATGAGGAAAAGGAGGTGCACAGTAACAGTTAATTATGCAGAGCCAAATCTCACCAA GAAACTGAGAAGAGGTGATCCATTTACAGATACTGAATTTTTAAGCTCCCCTATTTTCAAGAACCGGAAATCCTTGAGCAGAAAGTCTCTAGCAAAATACAATGAGGCGTTTGTTGGCTGTCGTAGGTAA